A genomic segment from Diospyros lotus cultivar Yz01 chromosome 5, ASM1463336v1, whole genome shotgun sequence encodes:
- the LOC127802688 gene encoding lupeol synthase-like isoform X1 produces the protein MWKLKIAEGGEWLTSCNNHVGRQHWEFDPQAGTAEERALVQRLRHEFTLNRHRFKQSSDLLMRMQLKKENSREKIPLSVKVKDMEEKSADAVTRTLQRGLSFFSSIQVNDGHWPCDSSGPLYFLPFLLIAVYATGDVNVVWSSEHQKEIIRYIYNHQNEDGGWGFHIEGHSSLFGSCLNYICLRVLGEGGDEDGVSRGRKWILEHGGALAISSWGKFWLAVLGAYEWGGCNPIPPESWLLPKLSPIHPAKMICYCRLVYMPMSYLYGKRYVGPITCLVRSLRQELYNQPYHLIDWNKARNTCSKEDLYYPHPLVQDIIWGFLHHVAEPVLIRWPFSSLREKALRVVMEHIHYEDENSRYFSIGCVEKALCLLACYVEDPNSEAYKRHLARIPDYLWVAEDGMKMQSFGSQMWDAAFAIQAILSSNLAEEYATTLRKAHEFVKASQVRDNPSGNYAKMYRHTSKGAWTFSIQDHGWQVSDCTAEGLKVSLLFSQMSPELVGEKIETERLYDAVNVLLSLQGSNGGFTAWEPRRAFYWLEKLNPVEIFQDVIVEHEYVECTSSAIQGLALFRKLHPRHRRNEIEECISKAIRYIEKTQNADGSWYGSWGICYTYGTWFAVEGLVACGQNYHNSPTLRKACYFLLSKQLPDGGWGESFLSSLNKVYTNLGDNRSNLVQTSWALLSLIDAGQGEVDRNPIDRGIRLLINSQMEDGDFPQQEITGVFFKTSILNYGVFRNTFPIWALAEYRRCVGVVRA, from the exons ATGTGGAAGCTGAAGATCGCAGAGGGGGGAGAATGGTTGACGAGCTGCAACAATCATGTGGGACGACAGCACTGGGAGTTCGATCCCCAGGCTGGCACTGCCGAGGAGAGAGCTCTTGTCCAACGGCTTCGCCACGAATTTACCCTCAATCGCCACCGCTTCAAGCAAAGCTCCGATCTCCTCATGCGGATGCAA cttaaaaaagaaaattctcgTGAGAAAATCCCATTGAGCGTGAAAGTTAAAGACATGGAAGAAAAAAGTGCAGATGCAGTAACAAGGACGCTGCAAAGGGGGCTCTCTTTCTTCTCAAGCATTCAGGTCAACGACGGTCACTGGCCTTGTGACTCTTCCGGCCCACTCTATTTTCTTCCCTTCCTG CTCATAGCTGTGTATGCAACGGGAGACGTGAATGTCGTCTGGTCATCAGAGCATCAGAAGGAGATCATTCGCTATATATACAACCATCAA aATGAAGATGGAGGGTGGGGATTTCACATTGAGGGGCATAGCAGCTTATTCGGGTCATGCCTGAACTACATCTGTTTGAGGGTGCTGGGAGAAGGAGGCGATGAAGATGGTGTATCTAGAGGGCGCAAATGGATCCTTGAGCACGGCGGTGCCCTGGCCATCTCCTCCTGGGGGAAGTTCTGGCTCGCCGTACTTGGTGCCTACGAGTGGGGCGGCTGCAACCCCATACCGCCTGAGTCCTGGTTGCTCCCCAAGCTCTCTCCCATCCATCCAGCTAAAATGATCTGCTATTGTCGCTTGGTTTACATGCCCATGTCCTACTTGTATGGCAAGCGATACGTCGGCCCTATAACGTGCCTGGTTCGATCCTTACGGCAAGAGCTCTACAATCAGCCCTATCATCTGATTGACTGGAACAAAGCTCGAAATACCTGCTCAAAG GAAGATCTCTACTACCCGCATCCTTTAGTGCAAGATATCATTTGGGGATTCCTTCACCATGTCGCGGAGCCGGTTCTAATTCGTTGGCCTTTCTCATCGCTGAGGGAGAAGGCTCTGAGAGTCGTCATGGAACACATACACTATGAAGATGAAAACAGTAGATACTTTTCCATTGGATGTGTGGAGAAGGCGCTATGCCTTCTTGCTTGCTACGTGGAAGATCCTAATTCAGAAGCATACAAGCGTCATCTAGCCCGAATCCCCGATTACCTTTGGGTGGCTGAAGATGGCATGAAAATGCAG AGTTTTGGGAGTCAAATGTGGGATGCGGCATTTGCTATTCAAGCAATTCTGTCCAGTAATCTTGCTGAAGAGTATGCGACAACCCTTAGAAAAGCGCATGAGTTTGTGAAAGCCTCACAAGTTAGGGATAACCCTTCAGGGAACTATGCCAAAATGTATCGGCACACTTCTAAGGGTGCATGGACATTTTCAATCCAAGATCATGGTTGGCAAGTTTCAGATTGCACTGCTGAAGGATTAAAg gTTTCACTTTTGTTTTCACAAATGTCACCAGAACTCGTTGGGGAAAAGATTGAAACAGAACGCTTGTATGATGCTGTCAATGTTCTTCTTAGCCTACAG gGTAGCAATGGTGGTTTTACAGCTTGGGAGCCTCGAAGAGCATTCTACTGGCTTGAG AAGCTCAACCCTGTAGAGATATTCCAAGATGTTATCGTCGAGCACGA GTACGTGGAATGCACTTCATCAGCAATTCAGGGTTTGGCACTATTTAGAAAGTTGCATCCAAGACATCGGAGAAATGAGATAGAAGAGTGCATTTCAAAGGCAATAAGATACATTGAAAAAACACAAAATGCTGATGGTTCGTGGTATGGTTCTTGGGGGATTTGCTACACCTATGGCACATGGTTTGCAGTAGAGGGCTTGGTTGCTTGTGGCCAAAACTACCACAATAGTCCCACATTGCGTAAAGCTTGTTACTTCTTATTGTCAAAGCAACTGCCTGACGGTGGATGGGGAGAGAGTTTCCTTTCGAGCTTAAACAAG gTATACACAAATCTAGGAGACAATCGATCAAACTTGGTACAAACGTCATGGGCATTGTTGTCACTAATTGATGCTGGACAG GGTGAAGTAGATCGGAACCCCATAGACCGTGGAATAAGGCTGTTGATAAATTCACAAATGGAAGATGGTGATTTTCCTCAACag GAAATCACGGGCGTGTTCTTTAAAACTTCTATCCTGAATTACGGGGTATTTCGAAATACTTTTCCCATTTGGGCTCTGGCGGAATATCGACGCTGTGTTGGTGTTGTACGTGCGTAA
- the LOC127802688 gene encoding lupeol synthase-like isoform X2: MVDELQQSCGTTALGVRSPGWHCRGESSCPTASPRIYPQSPPLQAKLRSPHADANAVTRTLQRGLSFFSSIQVNDGHWPCDSSGPLYFLPFLLIAVYATGDVNVVWSSEHQKEIIRYIYNHQNEDGGWGFHIEGHSSLFGSCLNYICLRVLGEGGDEDGVSRGRKWILEHGGALAISSWGKFWLAVLGAYEWGGCNPIPPESWLLPKLSPIHPAKMICYCRLVYMPMSYLYGKRYVGPITCLVRSLRQELYNQPYHLIDWNKARNTCSKEDLYYPHPLVQDIIWGFLHHVAEPVLIRWPFSSLREKALRVVMEHIHYEDENSRYFSIGCVEKALCLLACYVEDPNSEAYKRHLARIPDYLWVAEDGMKMQSFGSQMWDAAFAIQAILSSNLAEEYATTLRKAHEFVKASQVRDNPSGNYAKMYRHTSKGAWTFSIQDHGWQVSDCTAEGLKVSLLFSQMSPELVGEKIETERLYDAVNVLLSLQGSNGGFTAWEPRRAFYWLEKLNPVEIFQDVIVEHEYVECTSSAIQGLALFRKLHPRHRRNEIEECISKAIRYIEKTQNADGSWYGSWGICYTYGTWFAVEGLVACGQNYHNSPTLRKACYFLLSKQLPDGGWGESFLSSLNKVYTNLGDNRSNLVQTSWALLSLIDAGQGEVDRNPIDRGIRLLINSQMEDGDFPQQEITGVFFKTSILNYGVFRNTFPIWALAEYRRCVGVVRA; this comes from the exons ATGGTTGACGAGCTGCAACAATCATGTGGGACGACAGCACTGGGAGTTCGATCCCCAGGCTGGCACTGCCGAGGAGAGAGCTCTTGTCCAACGGCTTCGCCACGAATTTACCCTCAATCGCCACCGCTTCAAGCAAAGCTCCGATCTCCTCATGCGGATGCAA ATGCAGTAACAAGGACGCTGCAAAGGGGGCTCTCTTTCTTCTCAAGCATTCAGGTCAACGACGGTCACTGGCCTTGTGACTCTTCCGGCCCACTCTATTTTCTTCCCTTCCTG CTCATAGCTGTGTATGCAACGGGAGACGTGAATGTCGTCTGGTCATCAGAGCATCAGAAGGAGATCATTCGCTATATATACAACCATCAA aATGAAGATGGAGGGTGGGGATTTCACATTGAGGGGCATAGCAGCTTATTCGGGTCATGCCTGAACTACATCTGTTTGAGGGTGCTGGGAGAAGGAGGCGATGAAGATGGTGTATCTAGAGGGCGCAAATGGATCCTTGAGCACGGCGGTGCCCTGGCCATCTCCTCCTGGGGGAAGTTCTGGCTCGCCGTACTTGGTGCCTACGAGTGGGGCGGCTGCAACCCCATACCGCCTGAGTCCTGGTTGCTCCCCAAGCTCTCTCCCATCCATCCAGCTAAAATGATCTGCTATTGTCGCTTGGTTTACATGCCCATGTCCTACTTGTATGGCAAGCGATACGTCGGCCCTATAACGTGCCTGGTTCGATCCTTACGGCAAGAGCTCTACAATCAGCCCTATCATCTGATTGACTGGAACAAAGCTCGAAATACCTGCTCAAAG GAAGATCTCTACTACCCGCATCCTTTAGTGCAAGATATCATTTGGGGATTCCTTCACCATGTCGCGGAGCCGGTTCTAATTCGTTGGCCTTTCTCATCGCTGAGGGAGAAGGCTCTGAGAGTCGTCATGGAACACATACACTATGAAGATGAAAACAGTAGATACTTTTCCATTGGATGTGTGGAGAAGGCGCTATGCCTTCTTGCTTGCTACGTGGAAGATCCTAATTCAGAAGCATACAAGCGTCATCTAGCCCGAATCCCCGATTACCTTTGGGTGGCTGAAGATGGCATGAAAATGCAG AGTTTTGGGAGTCAAATGTGGGATGCGGCATTTGCTATTCAAGCAATTCTGTCCAGTAATCTTGCTGAAGAGTATGCGACAACCCTTAGAAAAGCGCATGAGTTTGTGAAAGCCTCACAAGTTAGGGATAACCCTTCAGGGAACTATGCCAAAATGTATCGGCACACTTCTAAGGGTGCATGGACATTTTCAATCCAAGATCATGGTTGGCAAGTTTCAGATTGCACTGCTGAAGGATTAAAg gTTTCACTTTTGTTTTCACAAATGTCACCAGAACTCGTTGGGGAAAAGATTGAAACAGAACGCTTGTATGATGCTGTCAATGTTCTTCTTAGCCTACAG gGTAGCAATGGTGGTTTTACAGCTTGGGAGCCTCGAAGAGCATTCTACTGGCTTGAG AAGCTCAACCCTGTAGAGATATTCCAAGATGTTATCGTCGAGCACGA GTACGTGGAATGCACTTCATCAGCAATTCAGGGTTTGGCACTATTTAGAAAGTTGCATCCAAGACATCGGAGAAATGAGATAGAAGAGTGCATTTCAAAGGCAATAAGATACATTGAAAAAACACAAAATGCTGATGGTTCGTGGTATGGTTCTTGGGGGATTTGCTACACCTATGGCACATGGTTTGCAGTAGAGGGCTTGGTTGCTTGTGGCCAAAACTACCACAATAGTCCCACATTGCGTAAAGCTTGTTACTTCTTATTGTCAAAGCAACTGCCTGACGGTGGATGGGGAGAGAGTTTCCTTTCGAGCTTAAACAAG gTATACACAAATCTAGGAGACAATCGATCAAACTTGGTACAAACGTCATGGGCATTGTTGTCACTAATTGATGCTGGACAG GGTGAAGTAGATCGGAACCCCATAGACCGTGGAATAAGGCTGTTGATAAATTCACAAATGGAAGATGGTGATTTTCCTCAACag GAAATCACGGGCGTGTTCTTTAAAACTTCTATCCTGAATTACGGGGTATTTCGAAATACTTTTCCCATTTGGGCTCTGGCGGAATATCGACGCTGTGTTGGTGTTGTACGTGCGTAA